In Candidatus Eisenbacteria bacterium, the genomic window ATTTCGAGTCGCGAGAGCGGATTCGCGATGAACTCGGTGACGCGCCGGTCATGGAGCCCGGCGGCCGGGAACCACGCCTGCTGTGCCCATTCGACGCCGGTGTTCAACGCCAGCAGCGCTGCGACTCCGAGTACCACGACCACCGGATCCCACGCCCGCAGCTGACGGAGCCCGAGGCGCGCGATCGAGCCGCGCAGGTCGCGCGTGACGAATGCGCCGACCGCGCCGAGCGACAGCAGCACCATGCCGAGCAGCGTGCCGACGAACGACGCGGTGCCGATTCGCACCGCATCGAGCTGGTCCTGCTCGAACGCGATTCGAAACGCGACGCTGGTCGGGTAGCAGGCGGCCAGCCCGACCACCATCAGCCGCGTCGCGAGCCGCAGTCCGTGGGTCGAAGGGCGGCGGCGGAACAGGCGCTGGGCGAGCGCGTCGGTGAAGGCGGGCCAGAAGGTGAGGGCCGTGAGTGCGGCGGCAACCACCGAGACGATCGCACCGGCCGGGTGGCGTTCGAGTCCCGGCAGCGCGCCGGCCAGGATCGCGGCGAGTCCGAGGAATCCGAACACCGCGATCGCGGGCAGGATCCAGGCGAGAAACAGGTGCAGTCCGAG contains:
- a CDS encoding CPBP family intramembrane metalloprotease, giving the protein MAPLELTNTPAGRGLMMWLGLALGAGVIGVVIGSAELGMLTVLGALFALAHAVDRDSRWLGLHLFLAWILPAIAVFGFLGLAAILAGALPGLERHPAGAIVSVVAAALTALTFWPAFTDALAQRLFRRRPSTHGLRLATRLMVVGLAACYPTSVAFRIAFEQDQLDAVRIGTASFVGTLLGMVLLSLGAVGAFVTRDLRGSIARLGLRQLRAWDPVVVVLGVAALLALNTGVEWAQQAWFPAAGLHDRRVTEFIANPLSRLEMVMLGLSAGIGEELALRGALQPRLGILVTALLFGSLHVQYSWVGMIAIVLFGLLFGVVRRATSTTVVILMHVIYDLIAVMGARSS